The following proteins are co-located in the Mesorhizobium sp. M1E.F.Ca.ET.045.02.1.1 genome:
- a CDS encoding MmcB family DNA repair protein, which yields MPIVSPIPLNPLIDGRQSERAMLVRRGVQRLLREMGAHVLPELSLATGRRADLVALTRQGDIWIIEIKSSIEDFRVDRKWPDYRLHSDRFFFATHPGVPQEIFPEECGFILSDGYGAEILRDAPEHRMAAATRKALMLRIARAGAARLLAAELAGVAVPALDGESE from the coding sequence ATGCCTATCGTCTCCCCGATTCCCCTCAACCCGCTGATCGACGGCCGCCAGTCGGAGCGCGCCATGCTGGTGCGGCGCGGCGTACAGCGCTTGCTCCGCGAAATGGGCGCGCATGTGCTGCCGGAACTGTCGCTCGCCACCGGGCGCCGCGCCGACCTCGTCGCGCTGACCCGGCAGGGCGACATCTGGATCATCGAGATCAAGTCCTCGATCGAGGATTTCCGCGTCGACCGCAAATGGCCGGACTATCGGCTGCATTCCGACCGCTTCTTCTTCGCCACCCATCCGGGCGTGCCGCAGGAGATCTTTCCGGAGGAATGCGGCTTCATCCTCTCCGACGGCTATGGCGCCGAGATCCTGCGCGATGCGCCGGAGCACCGCATGGCGGCCGCGACGCGCAAGGCGCTGATGCTCAGGATCGCCCGCGCCGGCGCTGCGCGCCTTCTGGCGGCGGAGCTTGCCGGTGTGGCGGTGCCGGCGCTGGACGGCGAGAGCGAGTAG
- the murJ gene encoding murein biosynthesis integral membrane protein MurJ, whose protein sequence is MSLVKKFATVASGTLMSRALGFGREMLMAAALGTGPVADAFNAAFQFPNTFRRLFAEGAFNAAFVPLFAKEIETHGTDGAKRFSEEVFGVLFSALLALTIAMELAMPLIVRYLVAPGFADIPGKFETTVRLATIMFPYLICMSLGAMMAGMLNSLRRYFAAAIAPAFLNIILISVLGYAWYHGLDAHDVGYGLSWGVLAAGIVQLAIVWVAVRHAGISIGFRRPHLTPNVKRLLILALPAAITGGITQINQLIGTAIASGQNSAVSSLAYADRIYQLPLGVVGVAVAIVLLPELSRALKSGNLIEAANLQNRSVEFTLFMTLPAAAALWVMSEPIVRLVYERGAFAANHSTPIVASILAIFGLGLPAFVLIKAFTPGYFAREDTRTPMVFAAISVGVNVAIALSLFPSMGAPGIAVASAVAGWVNALMLLGMLIRRGHWGRDIPLLNRIPRLVLSAVIMATALYFAEHYFATQLGPGSPLVVKATTVLALVGGGAALYFITAFGTGGADFGMIRRNVKRGSKAEPPVTEQSPDP, encoded by the coding sequence ATGAGCCTTGTCAAGAAATTCGCCACCGTCGCTTCCGGCACGCTGATGAGCCGCGCGCTGGGTTTCGGCCGCGAGATGCTGATGGCGGCGGCGCTCGGCACCGGGCCGGTCGCCGACGCCTTCAACGCTGCCTTCCAGTTCCCCAACACCTTCCGCCGGCTGTTCGCCGAAGGGGCTTTCAACGCCGCCTTCGTGCCGCTCTTCGCCAAGGAGATCGAGACGCACGGCACCGACGGCGCCAAGCGCTTTTCGGAAGAGGTGTTCGGCGTGCTGTTCTCGGCGCTGCTCGCGCTCACCATCGCCATGGAACTGGCGATGCCGCTGATCGTCCGCTACCTGGTGGCGCCGGGCTTTGCCGACATTCCGGGCAAGTTCGAGACGACCGTCCGGCTGGCGACGATCATGTTCCCGTATCTGATCTGCATGTCGCTCGGCGCCATGATGGCGGGCATGCTGAATTCGCTCCGCCGCTATTTCGCCGCTGCGATCGCGCCCGCTTTCCTCAACATCATCCTGATCAGCGTGCTCGGCTATGCCTGGTATCACGGGCTGGATGCGCATGATGTCGGCTACGGGCTTTCCTGGGGCGTGCTGGCGGCCGGCATCGTGCAGCTCGCCATCGTCTGGGTGGCGGTGCGCCATGCCGGCATCTCGATCGGTTTCCGCCGGCCGCACCTGACGCCGAACGTCAAACGGCTGCTGATCCTGGCGCTGCCGGCGGCGATCACCGGCGGCATCACCCAGATCAACCAGCTTATCGGCACGGCGATCGCCTCGGGGCAGAACAGCGCCGTGTCGTCGCTGGCCTATGCCGACCGCATCTACCAGCTCCCGCTCGGCGTCGTCGGCGTGGCGGTGGCGATCGTGCTGTTGCCGGAGCTGTCGCGGGCGCTGAAGTCGGGCAATCTGATCGAGGCGGCGAACCTGCAGAACCGCTCGGTCGAGTTCACGCTGTTCATGACGCTGCCGGCCGCCGCGGCGCTCTGGGTGATGTCGGAACCGATCGTGCGGCTGGTCTACGAGCGCGGTGCGTTCGCCGCCAACCACTCGACGCCGATCGTCGCCTCGATCCTGGCGATCTTCGGCCTCGGCCTGCCGGCCTTCGTGCTGATCAAGGCCTTCACGCCCGGCTATTTCGCGCGCGAGGACACGCGCACGCCGATGGTCTTCGCCGCCATCTCGGTCGGCGTGAACGTCGCCATCGCGCTGTCCTTGTTCCCCTCGATGGGCGCGCCCGGCATCGCGGTCGCTTCGGCCGTCGCCGGCTGGGTCAATGCGCTGATGCTGCTCGGCATGCTGATCCGGCGCGGCCACTGGGGCCGCGACATACCGCTCTTGAACCGCATTCCAAGGCTCGTCCTGTCCGCTGTGATCATGGCCACGGCGCTCTACTTCGCCGAGCATTATTTTGCCACCCAGCTTGGGCCTGGTTCGCCGCTGGTGGTCAAGGCGACGACCGTGCTTGCGCTGGTCGGCGGCGGCGCGGCGCTCTATTTCATCACCGCTTTCGGCACCGGCGGCGCCGATTTCGGCATGATCCGCAGGAACGTCAAGCGCGGCTCGAAGGCGGAGCCGCCGGTCACGGAACAGTCTCCAGATCCGTGA
- the nhaA gene encoding Na+/H+ antiporter NhaA — MRDERPRSILREFLDGEAAGGIILMAAAALALIVANSPLSETYFAVLHGYLGPLSVSHWINDGLMAVFFLLVGLEIKREMLDGQLSTWPRRVLPGIAAAGGMLVPALVYVLINRDSPAALSGWAIPTATDIAFALGVLSLLGSRVPASLKVFLTALAIIDDLGAVIIIALFYTSGLSLAYLAAAFAAIAVLIALNRVRVMNLVPYLVIGALLWVLVLKSGVHATLAGVALALTIPLERSPGIGHDVEHSPLHRLEHGLHKLVPFIVIPIFGFANAGVSLGGLSVAALVEPLTLGVAAGLVVGKLVGVFGSSAIAIRLGLADLPVNSGWLHMLGISLLCGIGFTMSLFIGLLAFAGDAALQDAVKVGILAGSLIAALFGAAVLLTAPAAGEEEEVE; from the coding sequence ATGCGCGACGAGCGGCCGAGATCGATCCTTCGTGAATTCCTCGACGGCGAGGCGGCCGGCGGCATCATCCTGATGGCGGCAGCGGCGCTGGCTCTGATCGTCGCCAACTCGCCGCTCTCCGAAACCTATTTCGCCGTCCTCCACGGCTATCTCGGACCGCTCAGCGTCTCGCATTGGATCAATGACGGGCTGATGGCGGTGTTCTTCCTGCTGGTCGGCCTCGAGATCAAGCGCGAGATGCTGGACGGCCAGCTCTCGACCTGGCCTCGCCGCGTGCTGCCCGGCATCGCCGCCGCCGGCGGCATGCTGGTTCCGGCGCTGGTCTATGTCTTGATCAACCGCGACAGTCCGGCGGCGCTGTCCGGCTGGGCGATCCCGACCGCCACCGACATCGCCTTCGCACTCGGCGTGCTCTCGCTGCTCGGCAGCCGGGTGCCGGCGTCGCTGAAAGTGTTCCTCACCGCCTTGGCCATCATCGACGATCTCGGCGCCGTCATCATCATTGCTTTGTTTTATACCAGCGGCCTGTCGCTCGCCTATCTGGCGGCGGCCTTCGCGGCCATCGCCGTGCTGATCGCGCTCAACCGCGTGCGCGTGATGAATCTCGTGCCCTATCTCGTGATCGGCGCGCTGCTGTGGGTGCTGGTGCTGAAGTCGGGCGTGCATGCCACGTTGGCCGGCGTGGCGCTGGCGCTCACCATTCCGCTCGAGCGCTCGCCCGGCATCGGCCACGATGTCGAGCATTCGCCGCTGCACCGGCTGGAACATGGCCTGCACAAGCTCGTGCCCTTCATCGTCATCCCGATCTTCGGCTTCGCCAATGCCGGCGTCTCGCTCGGCGGCCTGAGCGTCGCCGCGCTCGTCGAGCCGCTGACGCTGGGCGTCGCCGCCGGCCTCGTTGTCGGCAAGCTGGTCGGCGTCTTCGGCTCCTCGGCCATCGCCATTCGGCTCGGCCTCGCCGACCTGCCGGTCAATTCCGGCTGGCTGCATATGCTTGGCATTTCGCTTCTGTGCGGCATCGGCTTCACCATGAGCCTGTTCATCGGCCTGCTCGCCTTCGCCGGTGACGCAGCGCTTCAGGACGCGGTGAAGGTCGGCATCCTCGCGGGTTCGCTGATTGCCGCGCTGTTCGGCGCCGCCGTGCTGCTCACGGCGCCGGCGGCAGGTGAGGAGGAGGAAGTGGAGTAG
- the trpS gene encoding tryptophan--tRNA ligase — translation MSAFKPLVFSGVQPTGNLHLGNYLGAIKKFVALQEQSDCIYCVVDMHSLTAQLVHQDLGDQTRSITAAFLASGIDPKKHIVFNQSRVIQHAELAWIFNCVARIGWMYRMTQFKDKAGKDRENASLGLLAYPSLMAADILLYRATHVPVGEDQKQHLELTRDIAQKFNNDFSERIAALGVGVEMQVGEETVNGYFPITEPVIGGPAARIMSLRDGSKKMSKSDPSDLSRINLTDDADTISKKIRKAKTDPEALPNEVDGLESRPEAENLVGIYAGLAEISKADVLKEYGGRQFSVFKPALADLAVEKLAPIASEMRRIEGDRAYVDAVLRNGGERARAIAEGTMKTVRDIIGLLQD, via the coding sequence ATGTCCGCCTTCAAGCCACTCGTCTTTTCGGGCGTCCAGCCGACCGGCAATCTGCATCTCGGCAACTATCTCGGCGCCATCAAGAAATTCGTCGCCCTCCAGGAACAGTCCGACTGCATCTATTGCGTCGTCGACATGCATTCGCTGACGGCGCAGCTCGTCCATCAGGATCTCGGCGACCAGACCCGCTCGATCACCGCGGCGTTCCTCGCCTCCGGCATCGACCCCAAGAAGCACATCGTCTTCAACCAGTCGCGGGTCATCCAGCACGCCGAGCTTGCCTGGATCTTCAACTGCGTGGCGCGCATCGGCTGGATGTACCGCATGACGCAGTTCAAGGACAAAGCCGGCAAGGACCGCGAGAACGCCTCGCTCGGCCTGCTCGCCTATCCGAGCCTGATGGCCGCCGATATCCTGCTCTACCGCGCCACCCACGTGCCGGTGGGCGAGGACCAGAAGCAGCATCTCGAGCTCACCCGCGACATCGCGCAGAAGTTCAACAACGACTTCTCCGAGCGCATCGCGGCGCTTGGCGTCGGGGTCGAGATGCAGGTCGGCGAGGAGACGGTGAACGGCTATTTCCCGATCACCGAACCGGTAATCGGCGGTCCGGCGGCGCGCATCATGAGCCTGCGCGACGGTTCCAAGAAGATGTCGAAGTCGGATCCGTCGGACCTGTCGCGCATCAACCTGACCGACGATGCCGACACCATCTCGAAGAAGATCCGCAAGGCTAAGACCGATCCCGAGGCCTTGCCGAACGAGGTCGACGGGCTGGAAAGCCGGCCCGAAGCCGAAAACCTGGTCGGCATCTATGCCGGCCTCGCCGAAATCTCGAAGGCCGACGTACTGAAGGAATATGGCGGCCGGCAGTTCTCCGTGTTCAAGCCGGCGCTCGCCGACCTTGCGGTGGAGAAGCTCGCGCCGATCGCTTCCGAGATGCGCCGCATAGAGGGCGACCGCGCCTATGTCGATGCCGTGCTCCGGAACGGCGGCGAGCGGGCGCGGGCGATCGCCGAAGGCACGATGAAGACGGTGCGCGACATCATCGGCCTGCTGCAGGACTGA
- a CDS encoding DUF1330 domain-containing protein, translated as MKGYWLIVGTEISDQEAQAEYARLWKPIGEKYQARSNPTKEPPLLVEARDAGRVVVVEFPSLEMAKACYDDPAYDEARRFALRASNRVLLIFEGDLGGA; from the coding sequence GTGAAGGGATACTGGCTCATCGTCGGCACCGAGATTTCGGATCAGGAAGCGCAAGCCGAATACGCCAGGCTGTGGAAGCCTATCGGCGAGAAGTATCAGGCGCGCAGCAATCCCACCAAAGAGCCACCCTTGCTGGTAGAGGCGCGCGATGCCGGCCGGGTGGTTGTCGTCGAATTCCCGTCACTGGAAATGGCCAAGGCCTGCTACGACGACCCGGCCTACGACGAAGCCCGGCGGTTTGCGCTGCGGGCGTCAAACCGTGTCCTTCTCATCTTCGAAGGAGACCTCGGGGGAGCCTGA
- a CDS encoding universal stress protein — protein MVSKRLSREAGHRRKFLAIIDDTPECERAVAYASKRAQSTNGVLVLLYVIEPDDFQHWLGVEKIMREEANATARAALDTYANKVRQKVGIEPELTVREGKPTEEIHKLIEEDQDIAILVLAAGAGKEGPGPLVSAVAGRGAAFPIPVTVVPQNLSDEEIESLA, from the coding sequence ATGGTTTCCAAACGCCTCAGCCGCGAAGCCGGCCATCGCCGCAAGTTCCTGGCGATCATCGACGACACGCCGGAATGCGAGCGCGCCGTCGCCTACGCCTCGAAGCGGGCGCAGAGCACCAATGGCGTGCTGGTGCTGCTCTATGTGATCGAGCCGGATGATTTCCAGCACTGGCTGGGCGTCGAGAAGATCATGCGCGAGGAAGCCAACGCGACCGCGCGCGCGGCCCTCGACACCTACGCCAACAAGGTGCGCCAGAAGGTCGGCATCGAACCCGAACTGACGGTGCGCGAAGGCAAGCCGACAGAAGAGATCCACAAGCTGATCGAGGAAGACCAGGACATAGCCATCCTGGTGCTGGCGGCCGGTGCCGGCAAGGAAGGCCCGGGGCCGCTGGTGAGCGCCGTGGCCGGCCGGGGCGCCGCCTTCCCCATCCCGGTTACCGTGGTGCCGCAGAATCTGTCGGACGAGGAGATCGAGAGCCTGGCCTGA
- a CDS encoding NifU family protein produces the protein MFIQTESTPNPATLKFLPGKEVLREGTADFRDAATAGEASPLAGRLFEIPGVTGVFFGYDFITVTKDGPDWQHLKPAILGAIMEHFMSGAPVMASAAPAADAGQGGEFYDKADEELVRTIKELLDTRVRPAVAQDGGDITFRGFENGTVFLHMKGACAGCPSSTATLKHGIQNLLRHFVPEVQQVEQVA, from the coding sequence ATGTTCATCCAGACCGAATCGACGCCGAACCCGGCGACGTTGAAGTTCCTGCCCGGCAAGGAAGTGCTGCGCGAAGGCACCGCCGATTTCCGCGACGCGGCAACGGCAGGCGAGGCCTCGCCACTGGCCGGCCGGCTGTTCGAGATCCCCGGCGTCACCGGCGTCTTCTTCGGCTACGATTTCATCACCGTCACCAAGGACGGTCCCGACTGGCAGCACCTGAAGCCGGCGATCCTCGGCGCGATCATGGAGCATTTCATGTCAGGCGCGCCGGTCATGGCGTCGGCGGCTCCGGCGGCTGATGCCGGCCAGGGCGGGGAGTTCTACGACAAGGCCGACGAAGAGCTGGTGCGGACCATAAAGGAATTGCTCGACACGAGGGTGCGCCCGGCGGTCGCGCAGGACGGCGGCGACATCACCTTCCGCGGCTTCGAGAACGGCACCGTGTTCCTGCACATGAAGGGCGCCTGCGCCGGCTGCCCGTCGTCGACGGCGACGCTGAAGCACGGCATCCAGAACCTGCTTCGCCACTTCGTTCCGGAGGTGCAGCAGGTCGAGCAGGTCGCCTGA
- the cueR gene encoding Cu(I)-responsive transcriptional regulator, whose protein sequence is MNVGDAAERSGLPAKTIRYYEEIGLIRPARAENGYRDYSGDDVHRLAFLRRARNLGFSIDDCRQLMALYQDRDRASHDVREIAAAHVKAIEEKVRELQSMRATLQKLIHACHGDERPECPILDDMAGAA, encoded by the coding sequence ATGAATGTCGGTGATGCCGCCGAGCGTTCCGGACTGCCGGCCAAGACCATACGCTATTATGAGGAGATCGGCCTGATCCGGCCTGCCAGGGCCGAGAACGGCTACCGCGATTATTCCGGCGACGACGTCCACCGGCTGGCTTTCCTGCGCCGGGCGCGCAACCTCGGCTTTTCAATCGACGATTGCAGGCAGCTCATGGCGCTCTATCAGGATCGCGACCGCGCCAGCCACGACGTGCGCGAAATCGCCGCCGCCCATGTGAAGGCAATCGAGGAAAAGGTGCGCGAGCTGCAGTCGATGCGCGCGACGCTGCAGAAGCTGATCCACGCCTGCCATGGTGACGAACGGCCGGAGTGTCCGATTTTGGATGATATGGCGGGAGCGGCCTGA
- a CDS encoding L,D-transpeptidase — MRLKSLAILAALALSAAVSGCSTIGSQLFTNNYGAMTDAGYQLPRVPIEKVPARFHRQEVRYDSSEKPGTIIVDTQNKFLYFIEGDGMAMRYGIGVGREGFEWHGTAHIALKREWPTWTPPSQMIRRQPELAKFAGGMEPGLKNPLGARAMYLFNKGGDMGYRLHGSPEWFSIGKAMSSGCIRLMNQDIIDLYDRTSVGAKVIVL; from the coding sequence ATGCGCTTGAAGTCACTTGCAATCCTCGCTGCTCTTGCGCTTTCGGCCGCGGTCAGCGGCTGCAGCACGATCGGCTCGCAGCTCTTCACCAACAACTATGGCGCGATGACCGACGCCGGCTACCAGCTGCCGCGCGTCCCGATCGAGAAGGTGCCGGCGCGCTTTCACCGGCAGGAAGTGCGCTACGACTCCTCGGAGAAGCCGGGCACCATCATCGTCGACACCCAGAACAAGTTCCTCTACTTCATCGAGGGTGACGGCATGGCGATGCGCTATGGCATCGGCGTCGGCCGCGAGGGCTTCGAATGGCACGGCACCGCCCATATCGCGCTGAAGCGCGAATGGCCGACCTGGACGCCGCCTTCGCAGATGATCAGGCGCCAGCCCGAGCTCGCCAAGTTCGCCGGCGGCATGGAGCCGGGCCTGAAGAACCCGCTCGGCGCGCGCGCCATGTATCTGTTCAACAAGGGCGGCGACATGGGCTACCGCCTGCATGGCAGCCCGGAATGGTTCTCGATCGGCAAGGCGATGTCGTCGGGCTGCATCCGCCTGATGAACCAGGACATTATCGATCTCTACGACCGCACCTCGGTCGGGGCCAAGGTCATCGTGTTGTGA